The sequence below is a genomic window from Pongo abelii isolate AG06213 chromosome 12, NHGRI_mPonAbe1-v2.0_pri, whole genome shotgun sequence.
ggtttcaccatgttggccaggctggtctcgaactcctgacctcaaatgatctacctaccttggcctcccaaaatgctgggattacaggcgtgagctaccgcgccctgCCCTGCATTCATGTTTAATACTCACTTTAGTTATTAGATTGCAAGACATAAAAAGACAAGTCTGAAGAGAAGGACCAGATAGCCACTGAGTTTTAGTATGTGGTGCTACCCATGGTGACAGGAAGTTATTGGATACCTTTATATATACACTACTCCCTTCAACAAACTGCCTGGTCTATAGGATCTGGCTCAAGGACCTGTTCCAGGAAACCTCTAGATTTTCCCCCTTGCCTAGCCTCTGTGAAGGCAGAAATCACTTAATGGAGTGGTTTGCCTTAAATACCTTTGTACATGTAACATCCTGCAATGTATATGATAtttagtaggcattcaataagtatttgctgaataagttaaaaaaattaatatgtatcTGATGCTGATTAATCactctatataaaatataaaatgtgtaaaaaaaatgctcactggTTTTACTGTTGAAGCCTGTGttttatagatggaaaatatcacaagcaaattaaaatagaagagAATGCAACAGGTTTCAGTTATGAGTCACTTTTTCGCGAATACCTTCATGAGACAGTTACAGAAGTTTGGATAGAAGATCCTTATATTAGACATACTCATCAGGTATgtgaacatattaaaatataatgaaatatcatattgaatgtaCTAAATTAGTAATAATCCATTCTAATGTCTTTTAGCTGTATAACTTTCTTCGATTTTGTGAGATGCTTATTAAGAGACCGTGTAAAGTAAAAACTATTCACCTTCTCACCTCTCTGGATGAAGTAGGTACCTGAAAGCACTTACTCTTTCTTAACTTATTAACTTTATTCAGTTACAAGATGTAGTCCAGTCAAGGAAAACACAGATGCAGTGCTTCAGCTAGATTTATTTCCTTGGGAATTAACTTATTATCTAACAGTATGCATAACATGTCATAAAAAAAGTTATTGATTTTAggatgctgattttgtatttggCCACTTTGCTAAATGCGCTTATGCAAATAGTTTGTTAGTTTAGTCTCTTGGATATTCTAGGAGGCAATCACACTGTCTGCACTATggacaattttgtttctttaccaATTATTATATCTGGGGGATGGTAGCATGATATGGTAGTGGGCATCTCTATCTTGGTTTTGACTTAAAATAGGAATGCTTCTAAATAATTATGATTTCTACAATTGATTTCAAAAGGTGTCAGCTCCACCTGGATGactaaaactattctaaactaCATTTAAGGAGACAGGATGGAGTTATGTTCACATTAGAAAAAAAGGTGATTTTGATAAAAACAATTGCTCTTTAAACTACCTCATATTGTTTGGTTGTTTCTTTGAGATAACAGACATTGAAACTagtatagaacatttccatcttaATCCACCTGTGATATAGATTGTATAGCTTAGGGATAATTTAAGATAGTAATAATAACTGAGGCAGATAATCGTATTTTTGCTATTAACAGGGCATTGAGCAAGCGCAGCAAAGTAGAGGCCTGCAAGAAATAGAAGAGTCACTCAGGAGTCACGGAGTGCTGTTGGAAGTTCAATACTCTTCTTCAATACATGACCGAGAAATTAGGTTAGTCTacaataatgttttaatttttatgcagttgatatatacttaaagtttttgtaaatgttttatataattgcatatacttaataatttataaatatttaaaattcaaataaaactcCATTTAGTACTTTTTCACTTTcgagaagaaaaaaaacacttggcTTTCTTTTTGACAAAGTAAGCCAAGTGTTTTGTGTGTGAGTTTAATATTTCCTAATGGAATAATATTTACATGTTCTGTgtcacagaaaaagagaatactTTTCTGTCTACTCAACTGTATATATAGTGTTATGatattagaataatttattttctagtcAACTTAATATTGACTTAATGTGGCTTTACTTCTTATGGGTTATTAAATATTCTAGTAGGCATGACAATTTCCTGAGTCTATAAGAAAACAGAATATGCAGTTATTTTAGTGATATCTTCCTTTTGTTTAGCACAGTGGTTATGTTTATAGCAAGGGCACTCAGTTTTAATAAAAACTTAATCACAAACTAAATATGCAAAACAGATGAAAATGCAGCTGCTGTAGTTAAAGCAGAGGTCAGGGTCCAGGGCTCCTCCTGCACATTCACCATCTCTAGGTAGGGGAACTCTTGAAATACCACCAGTTTCCCTGAATACACTTTGCCACCACTTGTTAGCAGAACACGAAAAAGTTTTATCAACAAGCTGAAATTCAAGATTAAACTATCAGATAATTAAATCAACTGATTGTTTCTATGACTGTTTTCATTGTGGACAAAGCTCATAATGAACCCCAGGTTTGATTCAACTCATGCCACTGGAGGAAGTGGTTTGCTTTGTTAGGGGGAAATTTTGCTGACCCTTAATACACTACAGCTTTATTAATAGTCTGACTTAAATGTCTTGAATATAATACTATATACTAATTTCAACAGGTTCAACAATGGACGGATGATTAAGATTGGAAGGGGACTTGATTATTTTAAGAAACCACAGGTAGGATATAATCTTATGAGTAAATGTGTAGCACtgtttttgtatcatttttaatgatactcttttcttctcttcttagaGTCGTTTTTCCCTTGgatattgtgattttgatttaagACCATGTCATGAAACAACAGTGGACATTTTTCATAAGAAGCATACAAAAAATATATGACGGGCAGTAGCCTAATTTGTATTATGTCTACTTTAAGTgaatattggattttttttaaaagatcacttttATAATGTATGAATTTAACAATAAACTTTTATATTTCTACTAATTTATGGATCCATCGTTCAGTTGTGGGAACAatcctaaatatttttgtaaatatattacTCAGTAGATTTACAATGTTTCTTCCAAGTAATACagctaatttaaacattttaccaGCTTCTCTGTTACTTGGTTGCGGGAGCATGTCAACAAATAATGAGCATCTATTAGGAAGATGAATTAGATCTTAATTTTGCCTGTGGGAGTTTTAAGTCCAGGAGGGAAAGACACCATGGATTAGAGTGCTTTTAAAGAGACAGATGGAGCTTGGGCAACCtgtgtctgcaaaaaaaaaaaaatgagccaggcatggtggcatgtgcctatagtcctagctacttgggaggctgaggtggaaggatcacttgagcctaggaggttgaggctgcagtgagctgagactgcaccactgcactctagcctgggtgacagagccagaccctgtctcaaaaaaaaaaaaaaaaaagaaaagaaaaaaaaaagacagatgggCTTGGGGTCTAATAAACAGGaaagtaaaatgttaattttgttaCAATTAAGATAATTGTCGTTGGTAAACATTTACCATCATGCAGTTGTGCAGTATTACCTAACTCCATGAAGGCAAATCAACCCGTTCAGTTAATCCAAATGCATTTTGCAGCTCATTCACTTTGGCTGGCACATTTGTAAAGCCTTGCAGCTTAGAATCAACTGTTCTGGGTAAGCTTTTCATCCAGATGCCAGTTGTGTGGTTGGAGACAGAATAGATTCCATGGAGACAGGCTGGAAGAGGGGTTGTACGCTAGAGGTAGTGGGTGGTCCACAGCTCAAAGAacatgctggctgggcacagtgcctcatgcctgtaatcccagcactttgggaggcaaaggcaggcggatcacctgaggtcaggagtttgagaccagcctggccaacatggagaaaccccgtctttattaaaaatacaaaattagccggccgtggtggtacatgcctgtaattccagctactcgggaggctgaggcagaattgcttgaaccctggaggtggaggctgcggtgagcggagatcatgccattgcactccagcctgggcaacaagagtaaaactccatctcaaaataaaaaaacaaacaaataaaaaaacccagCTAAGCTAACATATGTAAGAGGAAAACTATAGTACCAGTGTTGAGTATTGGAGAGTGCATGTATAAATGTCACATCTGAGGACTATTCAACAGAGTTAAACGGTGTAGAGGACCAAAGCTAGAGACCATGGGAAAAAGGTTGGACAGAGTGGTCTTGGGGAAGCCTTAGACACTATGTTTTCCTTTTGTGGGACAGCTGGTAGGTACAAGATGGAGCTGGCATAAAAGGCCAGGAAGGGCTTCCAGAAcagttcctgattttttttttttaaatcttttcaggTTCAGGTGCTGATAATATTGAATCTGAAAAATTTTAGACTCAAACTAATTTGCTAAGCTGTATCATATGGAAATTCAGGGTGTCAGGAAAACACTTGAACAAGTGTTGGCCTGATCCGAAGTTCCTTTCTGCACAGTATCTTTGCTTATTTTGCCCAGTACCCGATGCCACGTGGAAATGGAGTAGCTCTTAATTAAGGTAAGAATATGTGTTAGACCTCTTTACTTTCATGTTAAAATAACAATTCTGATTTCTAAAGCATATGAATCTGTTACTATGGAGAATTAGCAATCCACAACCCTGTGCAATTAACTTTTATCCAACTTCTATAAAAATCCTGGCTAAGATATTgtgatatttaaagaaaagagtCTACAGACATGCTATCCATTCTAGATATTTTCTATCCCCAGATCTAATTAGAGCACCAGAAGCCTACCAGGTACAGCTTAAATATATCAAGAAATGTGTTAAGAACTATATGAACAACTATAAGCTTTATGGAgggatataaaagaaaattagggTAACTAGAAAGACAAATTGTATTCCTGAATGGGAAGACTTAATGTCAGTTCTCTCtaacttaatttataaattaaatgacaAAAGAGACTAACACCTGGAGACTTGCTTGACCAGCTATAAAGACATGGCtacaataattttcttaaaaatgtatgggcataggcatgggcaaataaaTCAGTGGGATAGAATAAAAGAGTCCAGAAGCACATTTGAAAGAGAGAAATTGTGTATGAATGAGTATTTAATATATAACAAAGGTGACATTTTAAGTTAGTGGAGAAAGAGCTCAACAAATGGttggaaaaaataacattaagGCCTCTGTCTTACTCTGCATAAAGAAATTTTTCTGTAATGATGTTGACACCATATAAAGAAATCTAAATGTATTACAGAGCtaattaatgaaaaatttatatatacatattttaaaaccccACGTAATGAACTGAGTATAACAGAAAGCCCCAGAACTGTTAAGAGCAAAAGACTTGGTCATGTAAATATACAAAACTTGAGTAAAAGGAAACATaaactaagttaaaaaaaaaatgagagatcaAATTCATAAAATTAGAGTCAGTATTCCTAATATATAAGGATGATGGCCAGATGTTTAGCAGTGACCTTGACCTGACCTCCTTTAGCCTCCACAGGGACTTGGGCCTTAGAGCAATCTCTCCTGCTGTACTGCATCATTCCTATTAGTACACACATCTCGAGCCAGATGCCACCctattttttcattcttcatgAAACACTTCTTCAAagagtgttctctgtatttttttttttttcttatttcctcacCACCTATTTGCTTTAACTCACTTCAGTCTGGCTACTGCCCCAATTACTCCACTGAAATCGTTTTTGCTAAGGTCAACAGTGATCTCTGTACCACCATATTCAATGGGCACCTTTAAACTCTCGTAttatgtgacctttcagaaacATTTGACCCAGTTGGCTACTGCCTTCTTGAAACTCTTGACTTTCATGAAACATACTCTCTTCCTCCATTCTTACATTTTAAATACTGAAGTTCTCCCAAGCTAGGTACTAGGTagtaacctctttttttttttttaaattcaaactcTTTCCCTAAGTGATTACATGGTAAGTGTTCTtagtaaaaagcaacaaaaactgCTCCTACCTGATATAAGCAAAAAAGGGGTTTATTATAAGAATAGTAGGTAGTTGAGCTATAGACTGAGACACAGAGGTTTTGGAGTGAAAAATCACATCTAGAATCACTACCCACAACTAATCAGATGACACTCCTGCTGAAACTGATGCAAGGGCTGGATGCAGTAGCCTACATCATTGATATCACTGGCTTGGAAACTATCACTGCTAGCCTCACTGCCTTCATTACCCCAGAAATTCAGGCCCCTGTCGCTACTTCCAGAGAAGGGTTCTCATCATTCCAGATGTTCTGCATCACTAGTGTCTAATTCAAAATATGGAGCAGTTGCATCTGATTGGCACAGCTTAAGTCATGTGCCCACGCCTGAGCTTCAACGAAGACCAGGAAAGAGTATAGTAAACTTTTGTTTCCATAGAAGGAAGTAGGCTCTACCTCCTACCAGGTGGAGAAGTCCGCAAACATAAGGGGACTCAGATGCTGAATatttaatagtttaaaatttaaactttagaTGAATTATAAAAgtctaaaattattcattttcatgacttaaaatactatttatatgCATTCAGCCctcaaatttataaattaagccgAGACATATAAGTCCAAAATTATTCATTCTCATGACTTAAAATACTATTTATGTGCGGTCAGCCctcaaatttataaattaagccaAGACTTCTCCTTGGAATTATTCAACTGCCTGTATGACATCTCAGACGCACacaaacatttcaaatataataCACCCCAACCAAACTTTTGATATACACTCCCCTACTCCCCATGTATACTCCCATCCATCCAGTCTCATAAGAAATCTAGGagtaaaggccaggtgcagtggctcacacctgtaatctcaggactctgggaggctgaggcaggcagatcacctgaggtcaggagttcaagaacagcctggccaacatagtgaaacccgtctgcactcaaaatacaaaaattagccaggcgtggtggtgcaagcctgtagtcccagctacttgggaggctgagacaggaagatcacttgaacccactaggcagcggttgcagtgagctgagatcatacctcTGTATTCCAActtaggtgacagaatgagactctgtctcaaaaaaataagactatatatatatatatatatatatatatatatatgcccctTTGACTCCTCTCTCATCCCCATATGCAAACATTCAGAAAGTTCTGGGGAAACCACTGCAAAACATACCTTGGGTCCATCTGTTTCAGGGGTTGGTCAAATTTCCAATTTGGAACTCGAAGCCCTTAACACCCTTTGCCTGATGATATCCTCTCTCTGGAGAAACATGGTATTACTGCACCAAAGCACATCATATCAGGATTTTtaacctttctcaaaaaataattttcataggtGGTAACAAGTGTGAAATGCTCATGAGTAATCTCTTCAAAGTTGTGTTTACTTGGTATTTAATATtgcttttaaataacaaaaggaCCTGCCCATTAAACCTGCTAAACTGCCAATCATGTTTGTCCCAAGAACAccttgaaaaacaaaatcactCACCCCACCCCAACTCTGAGATAATCAATTGTAGGCAAAACCCTGTGTCCATGCCTGctcttcc
It includes:
- the LOC129057502 gene encoding MIT domain-containing protein 1-like isoform X1, whose protein sequence is MAKFGLGQDPQSTAAATVLKRAVQLDSESRYPQALVCYQEGIDLLLQVLKGTKDNTKRCNLREKISKYMDRAENIKKYLDQEKEDGKYHKQIKIEENATGFSYESLFREYLHETVTEVWIEDPYIRHTHQLYNFLRFCEMLIKRPCKVKTIHLLTSLDEGIEQAQQSRGLQEIEESLRSHGVLLEVQYSSSIHDREIRFNNGRMIKIGRGLDYFKKPQSRFSLGYCDFDLRPCHETTVDIFHKKHTKNI
- the LOC129057502 gene encoding MIT domain-containing protein 1-like isoform X3, whose product is MAKFGLGQDPQSTAAATVLKRAVQLDSESRYPQALVCYQEGIDLLLQVLKGTKDNTKRCNLREKISKYMDRAENIKKYLDQEKEDGKYHKQIKIEENATGFSYESLFREYLHETVTEVWIEDPYIRHTHQGIEQAQQSRGLQEIEESLRSHGVLLEVQYSSSIHDREIRFNNGRMIKIGRGLDYFKKPQSRFSLGYCDFDLRPCHETTVDIFHKKHTKNI
- the LOC129057502 gene encoding MIT domain-containing protein 1-like isoform X2, yielding MAKFGLGQDPQSTAAATVLKRAVQLDSESRYPQALVCYQEGIDLLLQVLKGTKDNTKRCNLREKISKYMDRAENIKKYLDQEKEDGKYHKQIKIEENATGFSYESLFREYLHETVTEVWIEDPYIRHTHQLYNFLRFCEMLIKRPCKVKTIHLLTSLDEGIEQAQQSRGLQEIEESLRSHGVLLEVQYSSSIHDREIRFNNGRMIKIGRGLDYFKKPQVQVLIILNLKNFRLKLIC